A genomic segment from Oncorhynchus gorbuscha isolate QuinsamMale2020 ecotype Even-year unplaced genomic scaffold, OgorEven_v1.0 Un_scaffold_3271, whole genome shotgun sequence encodes:
- the LOC124027477 gene encoding zinc finger protein 239-like: MKEEMTVISKKEEEEEEETGDLINTRERRDYLGSSGELQQHHDADEVEKSLSKSEHIKKHPQRLIHSTELKRHQRINTGEKSHSCDQCGKSFAKAGGLATHHRIHTGEKPYHCSDCGMSFATSSQLIRHQKTHTGEKPYCCDQCGKRFIQSANLTVHKRIHTGEKPYHCSDCAKSFSTSSGLITHQRTHTGEKPYHCSDCGKSCTTSSALISHQRTHTGEKHYHCSDCGKSFATLSNLTQHQRTHTVGKPHSCDQCEKRYSHLMSLIKHQKIHEEDPDLGRRTQSVE; encoded by the coding sequence gagagagacgtgACTATCTTGGGTCCTCCGGGGAGCTTCAACAACATCATGATGCTGACGAGGTTGAGAAGAGTCTCTCCAAGTCAGAACACATCAAGAAACACCCACAGAGATTAATCCATTCAACAGAACTTAAAAGACATCAGAGAATCAATACAGGAGAAAAATctcatagctgtgatcaatgtgggaagagttttgctaaGGCAGGAGGCCTGGCAACACACCACAGAATACACACGGGAGAAAAACCTtaccactgctctgactgtggaatgAGCTTTGCTACCTCAAGCCAGCTGATAAGACatcagaaaacacacacaggagaaaagccttattgctgtgatcagtgtgggaagagattcATTCAATCAGCAAACCTGACTGTACACAAGAGAATACACACCGGAGAGAAACCGTACCACTGCTCCGACTGCGCGAAGAGCTTTTCTACTTCAAGCGGATTGATAACACACCagcgaacacacacaggagagaagccttaccactgctctgactgtggaaagagctGTACCACCTCGAGTGCACTGATATCACACCAGcgtacacacacaggagagaagcatTACCACTGCTCTGATTGCGGGAAGAGTTTTGCTACTTTAAGCAACCTGACACAACACCAGCGAACACACACAGTAGGAAAGCctcatagctgtgatcaatgtgagaAGAGATACTCCCATCTAATGTCTCTGAttaaacatcagaaaatacatgaaGAAGATCCAGACCTAGGTAGaagaacacagagtgtagaatga